Proteins encoded in a region of the Pseudoruegeria sp. SHC-113 genome:
- the ykgO gene encoding type B 50S ribosomal protein L36 translates to MKVRNSLRSLKNRHRDCRIVRRKGRVYVINKTQRKFKARQG, encoded by the coding sequence ATGAAAGTACGGAACTCTCTCCGTTCGCTCAAGAACCGCCATCGCGACTGCCGCATCGTGCGTCGCAAGGGCCGCGTTTACGTCATCAACAAGACGCAACGCAAGTTCAAAGCCCGTCAGGGCTGA
- a CDS encoding phenylacetate--CoA ligase family protein, producing MSHYDSLETRSAEARADWIATELPEQIARAQGLPGYAASLAGVSAGSVLSRADLAGLPVLRKSEIGKAQAAHPPLGGFAAADAGFEHIFQSPGPIYEPGRFGGDWWRMGRFLHAVGIGKGDIVQNCFGYHLTPAGMIFESGARAVGAAVIPAGTGQTELQARAAHDIGATAYAGTPDYLKLILDKAAEMGLPLKITKAAVGGGALFPSLRAEYAERGIACLQCYATADLGNIAYESPAQEGMIVDEGVIVEIVRPGTGDPVPDGEVGEVVVTTLNPDYPLIRFATGDLSAVLPGESPCGRSNMRIKGWMGRADQTTKIKGMFVRPEQVADLVARHAEVARARVIATREGEMDVMTVQIETDSSQPDAYADSIQQTLKLKGRVEIVAPGALPNDGKVIDDQRVYE from the coding sequence ATGTCACATTACGATTCGCTTGAAACCCGCAGCGCCGAGGCGCGCGCCGATTGGATCGCAACGGAGCTGCCCGAGCAGATCGCCCGTGCGCAAGGCCTGCCCGGCTATGCGGCATCGCTGGCCGGGGTGAGCGCGGGTTCGGTGCTGTCGCGCGCCGATCTGGCGGGGCTGCCGGTGCTGCGCAAATCCGAGATCGGCAAGGCACAGGCCGCGCATCCGCCGCTGGGCGGTTTTGCGGCGGCAGATGCCGGGTTTGAACACATCTTCCAGTCGCCGGGGCCGATCTATGAGCCGGGCCGCTTTGGCGGGGATTGGTGGCGCATGGGGCGCTTCCTGCATGCGGTTGGCATCGGCAAGGGCGACATCGTGCAGAACTGCTTCGGCTACCACCTGACGCCCGCCGGCATGATCTTTGAAAGCGGTGCGCGGGCAGTGGGGGCGGCTGTGATCCCCGCTGGCACTGGTCAGACGGAACTGCAGGCGCGCGCCGCCCATGATATCGGGGCCACGGCCTATGCCGGCACGCCCGATTACCTGAAGCTGATCCTCGATAAGGCCGCCGAGATGGGCCTGCCGCTGAAAATCACCAAGGCTGCCGTTGGCGGCGGTGCGCTGTTTCCCTCGCTGCGGGCCGAATATGCCGAGCGCGGCATCGCCTGCCTGCAATGTTACGCCACCGCCGATCTGGGCAACATCGCCTATGAGAGCCCGGCGCAGGAGGGGATGATCGTGGATGAGGGCGTGATCGTGGAGATCGTGCGCCCCGGCACCGGCGATCCGGTGCCCGATGGCGAGGTGGGCGAGGTTGTCGTGACCACGCTGAACCCGGATTACCCGCTGATCCGCTTCGCCACGGGGGATCTCTCCGCCGTGCTGCCTGGGGAAAGCCCCTGTGGCCGCTCCAACATGCGCATCAAGGGCTGGATGGGGCGCGCGGATCAGACCACGAAGATCAAGGGCATGTTCGTGCGACCCGAGCAGGTCGCCGATCTGGTGGCCCGCCACGCCGAGGTCGCCCGCGCCCGCGTGATCGCCACGCGGGAAGGCGAGATGGACGTGATGACGGTCCAGATCGAGACCGACTCCAGCCAGCCAGACGCCTATGCCGACAGCATCCAGCAGACGCTCAAGCTCAAGGGCCGGGTGGAGATCGTCGCTCCGGGTGCGCTGCCCAACGATGGCAAGGTGATCGACGATCAGCGCGTCTACGAGTGA
- a CDS encoding ABC transporter ATP-binding protein: MLDAGRTQETLLEVNNIEVIYNHVILVLKGVSLTVPKGGITALLGGNGAGKTTTLKAISNLLASERGEVTKGSIHYRGDSVADLNPADLVKRGVIQVMEGRHCFEHLTVEENLLTGAYTRREGKGAIASDLEMVYDYFPRLKERRKSQAGYTSGGEQQMVAIGRALMSRPETILLDEPSMGLAPQLVEEIFTIVRDLNEKEGVSFLLAEQNTNVALRFAHYGYILESGRVVMDGPAAELRENPDVKEFYLGMSDEGRKSFRDVRSYRRRKRWLS, translated from the coding sequence ATGCTTGACGCCGGACGCACCCAGGAAACCCTGCTTGAGGTCAACAACATCGAGGTGATCTACAACCACGTGATCCTCGTGCTCAAAGGCGTGAGCCTGACCGTGCCAAAGGGCGGCATCACCGCGCTTTTGGGCGGAAATGGCGCGGGCAAGACAACCACGCTCAAGGCGATCAGCAACCTCTTGGCCAGCGAGCGTGGCGAGGTGACGAAGGGCAGCATCCACTACCGCGGAGATTCCGTGGCGGATTTGAACCCGGCGGACCTCGTGAAACGCGGCGTGATCCAGGTGATGGAAGGCCGCCATTGTTTCGAACACCTGACCGTCGAGGAAAACCTGCTCACCGGCGCCTATACCCGCCGCGAGGGCAAGGGTGCGATCGCGAGCGATCTGGAGATGGTCTACGATTACTTCCCGCGCCTGAAGGAACGCCGCAAATCGCAGGCGGGCTATACCTCGGGCGGGGAGCAGCAGATGGTCGCCATCGGGCGCGCGCTGATGAGCCGGCCCGAGACGATCCTGCTCGATGAGCCCAGCATGGGGCTCGCGCCGCAGCTGGTGGAGGAGATCTTCACCATCGTGCGCGATCTCAACGAGAAGGAGGGCGTCTCCTTCCTGCTGGCCGAACAGAACACCAACGTGGCGCTGCGTTTTGCCCATTACGGCTACATCCTTGAATCGGGCCGCGTGGTGATGGACGGCCCCGCCGCCGAGCTGCGCGAGAACCCGGACGTGAAAGAATTCTACCTCGGCATGTCCGATGAAGGGCGCAAGAGCTTCCGCGACGTGCGCTCCTACCGCCGCCGCAAGCGCTGGCTGAGCTGA
- a CDS encoding N-formylglutamate amidohydrolase: MDKTAYDLTVPVRRDTSVIFASPHSGRHYPWAFQRKTVLDERTLRSSEDAFVDVLFSKAPEFGAPLLAARMPRAFVDLNRSADELDPAVVEGVRRISHNPRIASGLGVIPRVVAQGRQIYRGKMRLEEAHGRIADYWRPYHDALQQLLNESRARFGEAILIDCHSMPHEALDVVARRGNPRPDVVLGDRFGAAADAEVVDRIEEAFVSAGLRVSRNSPFAGAFVTQHYGRPSSRQHVVQIEIDRSLYMNEEMIRPNGNFQSFRRLMGSVTAQIADMGRRVPQELAAE, translated from the coding sequence ATGGACAAGACGGCCTACGATCTGACGGTGCCTGTGCGCAGGGATACGTCGGTGATTTTTGCCTCGCCCCACTCCGGGCGGCATTACCCCTGGGCGTTTCAGCGCAAGACAGTGCTGGACGAACGCACGCTGCGCTCCTCTGAGGATGCCTTCGTGGATGTGCTGTTTTCCAAGGCGCCGGAGTTTGGCGCGCCGCTGCTGGCGGCGCGGATGCCGCGCGCCTTCGTGGATCTGAACCGCAGCGCCGATGAGCTGGATCCTGCGGTGGTGGAAGGGGTGCGGCGCATCTCGCACAACCCGCGCATCGCTTCTGGCCTTGGGGTGATTCCCCGCGTGGTGGCGCAAGGGCGGCAGATCTACCGTGGCAAGATGCGGCTGGAGGAGGCCCACGGGCGAATCGCGGATTACTGGCGGCCTTACCATGACGCCTTACAGCAGCTTCTGAACGAAAGCCGCGCCCGCTTCGGCGAGGCGATTCTGATCGATTGCCACTCCATGCCGCATGAGGCGCTGGACGTGGTGGCGCGCCGGGGCAACCCGCGCCCGGACGTCGTGTTGGGCGACCGCTTCGGCGCGGCGGCGGATGCGGAGGTGGTGGACCGGATCGAGGAAGCCTTCGTGTCCGCCGGACTTCGGGTATCGCGCAACTCGCCCTTTGCCGGGGCCTTCGTGACCCAACACTACGGCCGCCCCTCCAGCAGGCAGCATGTGGTGCAGATCGAGATCGACCGGTCACTCTACATGAACGAGGAAATGATCCGCCCCAACGGCAATTTCCAATCCTTCCGCCGGCTGATGGGCTCTGTCACGGCGCAGATTGCGGATATGGGCCGCAGGGTGCCGCAGGAACTGGCGGCGGAATAG
- a CDS encoding winged helix-turn-helix transcriptional regulator, translating to MNPLPQPQESACATRDILRRITDGWSLLILIELSKEKKRFNRLRDAISGISQRMLSVSLRHLERDGLVSRTVLPSSPPQVEYALTSLGQSLVPSLKPLQVWAEDRQPDIHAARDKYDRTRLTA from the coding sequence ATGAACCCCCTTCCCCAACCTCAGGAAAGCGCCTGCGCGACCCGCGACATCCTGCGGCGCATCACCGATGGCTGGAGCCTTCTGATCCTGATCGAACTCTCGAAAGAGAAGAAACGCTTCAACCGCCTGCGCGATGCCATCTCCGGCATTTCCCAACGCATGCTCTCCGTCAGCCTGCGCCACCTCGAACGCGACGGCCTCGTTTCCCGGACCGTCCTGCCCTCTTCGCCCCCGCAAGTGGAATACGCGCTCACCTCGCTGGGCCAGTCCCTCGTGCCCTCGCTCAAGCCGCTTCAGGTCTGGGCCGAGGATCGCCAGCCCGACATCCACGCCGCGCGCGACAAATACGACAGAACCCGCCTCACCGCCTGA
- a CDS encoding DUF1326 domain-containing protein, with the protein MKDWRIQGRELANCNCNFGCPCQFGVLPSDGTCEAAVFYQIEKGHYGDVQLDGLMAAGTYKWPGAIHEGQGEMQLIIDARATPEQAAALEAIMTGQDTNEMATMWFVFSAMAPNRHPTLAAPMHVEMDMDERKGRVVVDGVFEIDAVPIPNIVTGDPHRISINLPHGFEFARAEMAKGSTTTMGGAISLAKNSSTHAHFADLHLTGTGVVRA; encoded by the coding sequence ATGAAGGACTGGCGTATTCAGGGCCGGGAACTGGCCAATTGTAACTGCAACTTCGGCTGCCCCTGCCAATTCGGCGTCTTGCCGAGCGATGGCACCTGCGAGGCGGCCGTTTTCTACCAGATCGAGAAAGGCCACTACGGCGATGTGCAGCTCGACGGGCTGATGGCGGCTGGCACCTACAAATGGCCCGGTGCGATCCATGAAGGCCAGGGCGAGATGCAGCTCATCATCGACGCCCGCGCGACGCCCGAACAGGCGGCCGCGCTGGAGGCGATCATGACGGGACAGGACACCAATGAGATGGCCACCATGTGGTTCGTCTTCTCCGCCATGGCCCCCAACCGCCACCCCACACTTGCTGCGCCGATGCATGTTGAGATGGATATGGACGAGCGCAAAGGGCGCGTCGTGGTCGATGGCGTGTTCGAGATCGACGCCGTGCCGATCCCCAACATCGTGACGGGCGATCCGCATCGCATCTCGATCAACCTGCCCCATGGGTTCGAGTTCGCCCGCGCGGAGATGGCCAAGGGCAGCACGACAACGATGGGCGGGGCGATCTCGCTGGCGAAGAACTCCAGCACCCATGCGCATTTCGCCGATCTGCACCTGACGGGCACGGGCGTTGTCCGGGCCTGA
- a CDS encoding DUF2182 domain-containing protein — MSGPDGQGKAQTGGLERWLIHDQWIVAGAAGLAALLAGAYTVFGVGMQMTALEMTRMARPLGEPMAMGPGQGWTAAYALLVFLMWWVMMVAMMIPSAAPTLLLYTALKKRGPEGARAQALAGVFLLGYLLAWALFSAVATGLQWGLTESGVLNGPMMTLHGKGMAGAILLLAGLYQFTPLKRACLRHCRAPAQFLAQHHRPGAGGALRLGLRHGAYCLGCCWALMALLFVGGIMNLWWIVGLALWVIVEKALPAGERLAQLGGAGLAIWGLWLIFAA; from the coding sequence TTGTCCGGGCCTGACGGGCAAGGCAAGGCGCAGACCGGAGGGCTGGAACGGTGGCTGATCCATGATCAGTGGATCGTGGCTGGCGCGGCGGGGCTGGCGGCGCTGCTGGCCGGGGCTTACACGGTGTTCGGTGTCGGCATGCAGATGACGGCGCTGGAGATGACGCGCATGGCGCGCCCGCTTGGTGAGCCCATGGCGATGGGGCCGGGGCAGGGCTGGACAGCGGCCTATGCGCTGCTCGTTTTCCTGATGTGGTGGGTGATGATGGTGGCGATGATGATCCCCAGCGCCGCGCCCACCTTGCTGCTCTACACCGCGCTGAAGAAACGCGGGCCGGAAGGCGCAAGGGCGCAGGCGCTCGCGGGCGTTTTCCTGCTGGGCTACCTGCTGGCCTGGGCCCTGTTCAGCGCGGTTGCGACCGGGCTGCAATGGGGGCTGACGGAAAGTGGTGTGCTCAATGGTCCGATGATGACCTTGCACGGCAAGGGGATGGCCGGGGCGATTCTGCTGCTGGCGGGGCTTTACCAGTTCACCCCGCTCAAGCGCGCTTGCCTGCGGCATTGCCGTGCCCCGGCGCAGTTCCTCGCGCAGCACCACAGGCCCGGAGCCGGTGGGGCGCTGCGGTTGGGGCTGCGCCACGGGGCTTATTGCCTTGGCTGCTGCTGGGCGTTGATGGCGCTGCTGTTCGTGGGCGGCATCATGAATCTCTGGTGGATCGTCGGGCTGGCGCTTTGGGTGATCGTCGAGAAAGCCCTGCCGGCTGGCGAGCGATTGGCGCAGCTTGGCGGCGCAGGGCTGGCGATCTGGGGGCTCTGGCTGATCTTCGCAGCCTGA
- a CDS encoding FkbM family methyltransferase — protein MSEPEVPSPKPAPYPAPPGYALHQTRYGPMAAYPQDMYIGRSLAAYGEWCPAEMALLSQVLKPGDTVVDAGANIGAHTVPFSQKVGPNGTVFAIEMMPETARLLAFNTLINGCDNTRILNAGVASAEARIEMARIRTGGAFNFGGLSVAHMQKAKPGHGAVSVPLLPLDDMLRCTSLALIKADVEGHEAELLRGAKGLIETHRPVLYLEADHPESAEVLCGLLAGFGYAGYWHRAPLFSAGNWKENPTDIFGDVTCVNMLCVPETRAVAGLTRATGPESHPKFRRLSRQDAEAE, from the coding sequence GTGTCCGAACCCGAGGTCCCATCCCCCAAGCCCGCCCCTTATCCGGCCCCTCCCGGCTACGCGCTGCACCAGACGCGCTACGGCCCGATGGCGGCCTATCCGCAGGATATGTACATCGGGCGCTCGCTTGCGGCCTATGGCGAGTGGTGCCCGGCAGAGATGGCGCTGCTGTCGCAGGTGTTGAAGCCGGGCGATACGGTGGTGGATGCCGGGGCCAATATCGGGGCGCATACGGTGCCTTTCAGCCAGAAAGTCGGTCCCAATGGCACGGTTTTCGCTATCGAGATGATGCCCGAGACAGCCCGCTTGCTGGCGTTCAACACGCTGATCAACGGCTGCGACAACACCCGCATCCTGAACGCCGGCGTGGCCTCAGCCGAAGCGCGCATCGAGATGGCGCGCATCCGCACCGGAGGGGCGTTCAATTTCGGCGGGCTGTCGGTGGCACATATGCAGAAAGCCAAACCCGGGCATGGCGCCGTGTCCGTGCCGCTCTTGCCGCTCGACGACATGCTGCGCTGCACGTCGCTCGCCCTGATCAAGGCCGATGTGGAAGGCCATGAGGCCGAGCTTCTGCGCGGCGCGAAAGGGCTCATCGAGACCCACCGCCCGGTGCTTTATCTTGAGGCCGATCACCCCGAGAGCGCCGAGGTGCTGTGCGGGCTGCTCGCAGGCTTCGGCTACGCGGGTTACTGGCACAGGGCACCGCTGTTCAGCGCGGGGAACTGGAAAGAGAACCCCACGGATATCTTCGGAGACGTCACCTGCGTGAACATGCTCTGTGTGCCCGAAACGCGTGCCGTGGCCGGGCTGACCCGGGCCACGGGCCCCGAAAGCCACCCCAAATTTCGCCGCTTATCCCGGCAAGACGCAGAGGCCGAGTAG
- a CDS encoding DNA polymerase IV translates to MPALCRNCLTQFPSGPRCPRCASPRIAAHEELTSLTIAHMDCDAFYASVEKRDNPELRDRPVIIGGGKRGVVSTACYIARIKGVRSAMPMFKALQLCPEAVVVRPRMAAYTEASRAIRAMMDELTPEVEPLSLDEAFMDLTGTERLHGAPPAVMLARLVKRMEDELGLTGSIGLSHNKFLAKVASDLDKPRGFSVIGKAETADFLRDKPVSLIWGVGQAFQSSLEKAGIRTFSDLLRWEKEDLTARFGSSGTRLWHLARGEDRRRVSSRAPVKSLSNETTFFEDTANPDVLDGHIWRLAEKVASRAKAKDIAGRVVTLKLKRANFALLSRRISLREPTQSADTLYRTARQLFDQLGDKGPYRLIGVGLSQLESATEADRSGDLLDPGAATRRKAEAATDAIRARFGTDAIIKGRALR, encoded by the coding sequence ATGCCCGCGCTCTGCCGAAACTGCCTCACGCAATTCCCGTCCGGGCCCCGGTGCCCGCGCTGCGCAAGCCCGCGCATCGCCGCGCATGAGGAGCTGACCAGCCTGACGATCGCGCATATGGATTGCGACGCCTTCTACGCCTCTGTGGAGAAACGCGACAATCCGGAGCTGCGAGATCGCCCTGTGATCATCGGTGGGGGCAAACGGGGCGTTGTCTCAACCGCCTGCTACATCGCCCGCATCAAGGGCGTGCGCTCGGCCATGCCGATGTTCAAGGCGCTGCAGCTCTGCCCCGAGGCGGTGGTGGTGCGGCCCCGGATGGCCGCCTACACGGAGGCCTCCCGCGCCATCCGCGCGATGATGGATGAACTCACGCCCGAGGTAGAGCCGCTCTCGCTGGACGAAGCCTTCATGGATCTCACCGGCACCGAACGCCTGCACGGCGCACCGCCCGCCGTGATGCTCGCCCGGCTCGTCAAACGCATGGAGGACGAGCTGGGCCTCACCGGATCGATCGGGCTTTCGCACAATAAGTTCCTCGCCAAGGTCGCCAGCGATCTGGACAAGCCGCGCGGCTTTTCGGTGATCGGTAAAGCCGAAACGGCCGACTTCCTGCGCGACAAACCCGTGAGCCTGATCTGGGGCGTGGGCCAGGCCTTCCAGTCCTCGCTGGAAAAAGCCGGCATCCGCACCTTTTCCGATCTGCTGCGCTGGGAGAAAGAAGATCTCACCGCGCGCTTCGGCAGCTCGGGCACAAGGCTCTGGCACCTCGCCCGCGGCGAGGACCGCCGCCGCGTCTCTTCCCGCGCACCGGTGAAAAGCCTCTCCAACGAGACCACCTTTTTTGAGGATACCGCCAACCCCGACGTGCTCGACGGCCACATCTGGCGCCTCGCCGAGAAAGTCGCCAGCCGCGCCAAGGCGAAAGACATCGCCGGCCGTGTCGTCACGCTCAAACTGAAGCGCGCCAATTTCGCCCTGCTCAGCCGCCGCATCTCACTGCGCGAGCCCACCCAATCGGCCGACACGCTCTACCGCACCGCGCGCCAGCTCTTCGATCAGCTGGGCGACAAGGGCCCCTACAGGCTGATCGGCGTCGGCCTCAGCCAGCTTGAAAGTGCCACGGAAGCGGATCGCTCCGGCGATCTGCTCGATCCCGGTGCCGCCACCCGCCGCAAGGCCGAAGCCGCCACCGATGCCATCCGCGCCCGCTTCGGCACGGATGCCATCATCAAAGGCCGCGCCCTGCGCTGA
- a CDS encoding GNAT family N-acetyltransferase, translating to MADHKIRLADPADFTALGQVMYAAIHATPSPYSAEARTAWLPAPNSGPAWEARLASQFVLLADSPAGPAGFASLTPDGYIDLAFLLPAARGTGLFRQLIAGLEAEAWRRGIARLHTHASLAAEGPFRALGFAELQRETVLRAGIALRRVAMEKPLL from the coding sequence ATGGCGGATCACAAGATAAGGCTGGCGGACCCCGCGGATTTCACGGCCCTTGGGCAGGTGATGTATGCCGCGATCCACGCCACCCCCAGCCCCTATTCGGCTGAGGCGCGCACCGCATGGCTGCCCGCCCCAAACAGCGGCCCCGCGTGGGAGGCCCGTCTCGCCAGCCAGTTTGTGCTGCTGGCAGATAGCCCTGCAGGGCCTGCGGGCTTCGCAAGCCTCACACCGGACGGATATATCGACCTTGCCTTTCTGCTGCCCGCCGCCCGGGGCACCGGGCTGTTCCGGCAGTTGATTGCCGGGCTCGAGGCCGAGGCGTGGCGGCGGGGGATCGCCCGGCTCCACACCCATGCAAGCCTTGCCGCCGAAGGCCCGTTTCGCGCCCTAGGTTTTGCCGAGCTCCAGCGCGAGACCGTCCTGCGCGCCGGGATCGCCCTGCGCCGCGTGGCGATGGAGAAACCGCTCCTTTAG
- the pyrF gene encoding orotidine-5'-phosphate decarboxylase, whose amino-acid sequence MSDDRLIVALDVPNALAGLSLAERLGDAVSFYKIGLGMLTGGGLALANELKQDHGKRIFLDMKLFDIGATVEAAVRGLAQFDLDFLTVHGDPHVVRAAKEGAAGKDLKILGVTVLTSLDRADLDAAMIKPGDVLEITVERAARALEAGADGVIASPREAKLIRALPEAAGKLIVTPGVRPAGAALGDQKRVATPAAALTDGADHLVVGRPIWQAPDPRAAAEAVLQEIATV is encoded by the coding sequence ATGTCCGACGATCGCCTTATCGTAGCCCTTGACGTGCCCAACGCTCTGGCGGGCCTGAGCCTTGCCGAACGGCTTGGCGATGCGGTGAGCTTCTACAAGATCGGCCTCGGCATGCTCACCGGCGGCGGGCTGGCGCTGGCCAACGAGCTGAAGCAGGATCACGGCAAGCGTATCTTCCTCGACATGAAGCTGTTTGACATCGGTGCCACCGTGGAGGCCGCCGTGCGCGGGCTTGCACAGTTCGATCTGGATTTCCTCACCGTGCATGGCGACCCGCATGTGGTGCGCGCCGCCAAGGAAGGCGCGGCTGGCAAGGATCTCAAGATCCTCGGCGTGACTGTGCTCACCTCGCTCGACCGCGCCGATCTGGACGCCGCCATGATCAAGCCGGGCGATGTGCTGGAGATCACCGTGGAGCGCGCCGCCCGCGCGCTGGAGGCCGGGGCCGATGGCGTCATCGCCTCACCGCGCGAGGCCAAACTGATCCGCGCCCTGCCCGAAGCGGCCGGCAAGCTGATCGTCACCCCCGGCGTGCGCCCCGCTGGTGCGGCTCTGGGCGATCAGAAGCGCGTGGCAACACCGGCCGCCGCACTCACCGACGGCGCGGATCACCTCGTGGTGGGCCGTCCAATCTGGCAGGCCCCTGACCCCCGCGCCGCGGCCGAGGCCGTGCTACAGGAAATCGCCACTGTCTGA